One Arachis hypogaea cultivar Tifrunner chromosome 2, arahy.Tifrunner.gnm2.J5K5, whole genome shotgun sequence genomic window, tcgcatagcacagaggctgttgataaagtcaatctccttcatgttttactgcttGTAATGTAtttttctaagcttatctttctgtaatttcttgagagaaaaggcattgtgagaaagcttgagaaaaagccaAGAATTGAAAAAGGCTGACAGATACACtttagagaaaagcctagagttattttcagatttctttaggttagctaagtgtcttgtatcttgtacctgtttggtatccctttcttagttgggttagcactaagagtgaatagttgagtgttagcatagccaatgtcaagttaggttagaacttgagtgtgaaattggtgtatgtaatactgttaactatagtgaaattcttccatagttgtggaggagactggatgtaggttgcatagtattagctttttcttctctgtcatgttctgttttctgatattcatgagacaaaaataatttgtctcataaatttccgctgctgagttcaaacagaatcagatttgTAACTTTGCTTTAAAAAGGGTGAAAACAGCAAACCAAATGAatgcatagattcaaccccccttctctaagcctaccacaaccttcacttCCGTTTATTCATGGACGTACATTCCTCCACACTCTATCTCAACACCGCTGTCGAGGCTGCCTTACTGCGCTCTTCCTCTTCTAGATCCATTCTATCTCTTTTCCATGTCTTTCATATCCAAGTTCCTCCTTCCAGATCTtctatatctttttcttttttctctcaatTTATCTATTCTGATTCCATCTCCACCTCTCTTCTTTCAAAGTAGTTGTTTCTATCATTCTCTTTtttgctgccatctccttctagTTTTCCCTACTTCTTTTTCCCTTCCTTGCAATTATCTTTTTCTTCCTCCGAGTTCTAGCAGTTCTCTGTTTtctttaagaaaaaaaagtatatatttaattttttatttatttaaaatttttttaatatttaataaattttggaTTTTGGTCAACAATTATGAActatagaagaagatgaagaacacaGGAGAAAACGCATTGCATAATGGAATTAGAATTATAAATTGGGGAAAGACTAAATTAGGTCTAAATTAAAATGAATCTACGTCACTTAGTTATTAAAATTGTCCAGCGTGTGACAAAAGATAATCACATCAGCACTTCGATAACAGACTTAGTATCGAAAATAACACAGAAATCATTATATATAGTGCCTAGAATTTTATCTAAAAAAtcactataaaaaatttaaatctcaaagactttcaaaaaaaaaaaaacattatgaGAATTTATTCCTCTATGTTTATGTCTCATCCTGTGTATAGTTTTTCTTTCTCATCCACGCATCTTAAATTAATTGCTATGCGAGAACGTATGTCGTATTTGCTTAGTTTTGTGCTTAGCTAATTAGGGACttctttaaacttttattttctcATTAAAAATAGTTTTGGAGTAGCAATGAAATTGCCACAAATGATGTTTCAGATTAGTTACAAATTAACCGTTGTATTTGTTATCATATTAGCaaaggaaaagtatgaggagacAATATACCTATCATACAATACATACAATGAGAACTTAATTGAAATTAACGTTAAATTATGGATAgctaattaattttgatttttttctaatttgaattttgaaacaaattaaattatgggtaactaattaattttgatttctttttaatttgaattttgaaacaaattAGGATTACCGTCCATCAAGACAGCGTGAATTCAACTCTCTCCACTAATTCGAGGATCTCGCCGCCTCAGCACTGCAAGATCACTGACTGCCATCTGCCTCTCTTCCCACCGCCGTGTTGTTCGAACTGTGCACAGGTGGTTTGCGTGGTCTTTACGCTAGCGCAACAACCCAGACCTGCAGCAAGGAGTATTTGTTTCCAGAAGATTATCTTCCCAGTGGCCCCATCTCAAGACGAACGCATTTTAAGCGAGGGTCATCCTTTATGCACACCACCGGACAAAGATTCATTAATGGAGTGCGATCTTGTTGAACCCCTAGGATGTGATATGTCTACCGTTGCAGTGGTTTCATCAGACCAACCTCAAAACATATCCGGCGATGTCCTCGTCGGCGTTGAGAAGTCGAACGAGGTGAGCTATTTTCATAAACAAATTCTGCCATGGatgtttaattttcaaaaaatttagattttatgTCACACTGTAGATGAGGTGTTTGTTTTATATTGAATTAAATGTGTGATTATTTTATATTGAGTGATATGATTATATCCATACaaaatttgaaagaattaatTAATCGTTTCATGCGTATATGATTGTTTTTCAAAGTATAGTATACTTATGTGCAGCAAGCatgttttataattattttttttgtatatgaaTGCATACTGCCTGCATATTATattgcatgttttatatgctAACCATTCTTTTATATTTGTATCTGTCATTCAGATGGCCATATATTTTATATGGATGTTGGAATAGTCTAAATTAGCTAGTTGGTATGCATTGGAATGGCCATATATTGGTATGCGTATATTGTTGCTACATGATGGtcatttgataaattaaaaaacaaatataaggTGATGCTGGGGTTGTGAACTAGAACTAAATTAAAGTGTATGGTACTTGGATTTCCTGCATGTTAATCATGACATGGTTATTTTAGTGCTTTGTAATGGCATGGTATCTTTGTATGAAAACtgcatataatttaattttttttatatgctcACATGCTTCATGCATATTATGTGGTTTATATGGATATGGGGTTTGTATGGTTTATATGGGTGTGTGTTTTATATGGCATAGTATCCTTACATGAGTGTTTTGTACGTATATGATACCTGCACATTATGCTTGTCGgcatgttatttatttatatggCATGGTATCCTTACCTTGGCTCACAGAGTTCGAACGATGTCGGTGTTGATGACATCTTAGGCCCATCGAATGTCATCACAAAGGGCAGGCCAAAGAGTAAGAGGCTCGGCACTACCCTTGAGAAGTCCTTCAAGAATTTAAGTTGGAGAAAACAAAAGAATTCATCCCCAATAGATGTTTGGCTTAATCTCAACTTTGTATGTTTATTTGGTATAGTACTATCCAAGAACATAACTGTttgactttttcttcttttttttggcaGGTGGTTCGTCTGCACGCATCTCAATATATAAACCATGGTGCTGTTGCTGGCCTGAATGTTCTCGAACAAGCCGGTGATTTCATGTCTTTATTAAGCTCCTTCAACAAAAAGTAGGATTAATTGGACAAGGTTGTGATAGTGTATATTTTCTCATCTCTGTTTTTAAAGGATTCATGTTAGTTTAAAGGTTTTGAGGCAGCTGTTGCAAAAGTCCACATGTTATTAATTGCAAAAACCCTTTTTCCATTTGTTAGAACGAAccattttactatttttatttcgtGTAGACTTAATGCATAAAGAGTATATTTGATTGTTATTCTATAATTTATGAGATAGTTTAACAAAGTTGTACCGGATTCCTACATGCTTTACTGTATAATTTTTCAGTACGTAGCTGTTCGTTATAGACATTGTTTTCACGTATTTTTAATGAACTAAAGTGGATGTTCATTTCCATAAGTGACCGGATGTTCATTTTTATTCTAAGCATGGATGGTTAGCCGTTAGTATTCGAGTGTGTAGCACTTGGTTGTTATGTTTTGATTTTGACCAAGTTAAACTGGATGTTCATTATAGTATGGTATCGGATGTTCAGTTTAGTTATATTGGTGGATGTTTATTGGTCACCTATTTCAACATGCACAAATATGGCAACTTTACCAAATAATTTTGATAAATCCGGGATTCTAACTTATGAAAAAACATAGATAATATTAAGGTAACATAACCAATAAATCATTGTactgtagaaaaataaaatatgtccTGGAATCAAGTCTTTCTAATGTGACATAAACAAATCCCTAAGCAAGTCAGCAGTAAGTAAACTCATTATAATCTGGAAGTTAATGTAGCAAATGGGTAAATAAGTTGTTAATGTAGCAAGGTGAGCAACGCGTCTCGACTAGTTTTTGTTGAACAAAACAATTACGAATCAGCAGATTGTCGTAAAAAATATCTAGATATGTTCATGTATTCTTGTAATCAATGGGATACCTTTTTATCCATCTGAGTTTGTCTTTGGCCAGTTTAGAGTTTTGTTTGTCTTTGCTTAGTCTGGTGTAGTTGCTGTTTTTAACTAGCTGCATTATTGCAAGTACTAATTACttaaaggaaaagaaataaaataaaatcccttCATTTCTAACATTCGACTCTCATTCTACCCTCAATTCCAACAACAATCCAAGATGCTCTCAAAATCAATTCCAGGGCAGTTATcaataaaatctttaaaaaagacAAGGAGAAACAAATCTTGAAAATGATGTGGAGGCCTTATACATGTGTTTCGTACACTGTTCTATTAAACAGGACCAATgaagatgaaaaaataaataaataaaaaaaagaactcCAGCAGACAAAATGATCATAGGAATAAAAATAGGTAATATGAAGGAGCAACTATACACTAAACATATACACTACAGAATTCTCAACAATCAGTCAAAGAATGATTCTCAAGAAGTGGTAGTATTGGTATATAGTGGTGGTGATGAATCATGAGCAATAAAAATCAAAGAACTGATATATCATTCCCTAATTCCAACAACAATTCTCGTCACAAAGCACTCACAATTCACAAaacctttaaaaaaaatcaaattatccAAAACACTAATGAATGATTCTCTGTTGATGGATTCACTGTATACAAGATTAATATATGGCAcaccattttatttttttagaaactaGAGAGAAAATCATAGAGATCAGAGACATAAAGAACAGAGAGAGCAAAATAATTAAAGTGGGTTACATCTAATAAATTGGGATCCAATTTTTGAAAGCCTGGAGTTGAAGCTAAAACATAACAGCTCCAAAATACTGCTCTTTGTAACAATAATAATCACTccatctgaaaaaaaaaagaacactcACTAATCGGTaaggaaaaacaaaattaaaaataaaaaacacccccaattaaatcaattaaaacaAAACTAACTAATCTATGAACACCACTACCATCTAATCATGTTCAGTTCGGCGGTGAGATCTCTTTGACGGCAGTTCTGATCGGCGGCTTTTCGCCGACGACTGGGTTGCAGCGAAGGCCGGATGTTCAGTGACGGCGTCGTACTTGAGGGCAACGAACATGTCACTTGCGTTCACCTATGACTTTCCTTGGTTGCAGGTTGCGGGACTCAGGGTTCTAGCGCCGTAACGGGTCTCTACAACGAATTGGGAGGATTTGAGTGGGGGGAGAAGAAACGGCGAAAAAAAAGGGATAGGGATTGGAGATTTGGGGAAAAAGTGGAAATAGCAAAAATCTGGTGGTGTGTTAAAGTAAACAACCATAATAGAATTAGGGTTAAtttttttgctttaatttcaATTGGGCCTAATAAAGAGCCCATTGTAGAGATTGTATACATatttcattgtctccctagcgggattCATTAGCAAATAATTTGCAACGAATTGGTGATACTCTTTAGATAGCTAATTGGTCCATATGTTTTCTTTTGAAGTGTTCTGAAACAATTCTAGAGTAGAAGATTAAGTATATGTAAAATAATACTGCATTTCTTCGGTTAATACCATGTTTATACATACATACTATTTAAGTCATTATAAGATTAGCAATTGAGCTATCTCAAAGATAATCAATTAAATTTCAAAGAGATAATATATAGGGCTAGTTATATTCAATACCATAACACATTGATTATACAATAATACGGTTGAGCATATTATTTATCCAATCAAATTCCGCAATGTGCAGAGATTTATGTTAAGCCAACAAAATATAAATCATGCAACACCATTTCCACAACCATAACTTGGATTGAATGCACCATTTACATATACAATAAGTATTGAGCatacatataaattatatttaataaaagtgGTCGgaaatccatatatatatatatagtggaaGTTGTAGGAATTGAACATATATCTTTTTTAATCAGAATATATAATAATCCTGCTTAAGACTAATTAAAccagttattattgttattactattattaatattatttcagGCCAATTAATAATGTTGCATGATGGATTACTTTGACTTGAAGGGAATGGCCCTGATCACAATTTGATGGTACAAAGCTGCAAGTGCTGCCCCAATGAAGGGGCCTACCCAGAAGATCCACTGCACCAAAATATCATCATGATTAATAATGTGAggaattgtctttttttttttttttaaattaacaacaataaatttCTATTTGCCACTTGTACTATATAAAAAGTTTTAACATATGGTCTAAATGTCCAATGGAAGTGAAAAATTATACTCCTTGAAAGCGGATTTTTTAAATTTCTAGTAAATgatagaatttgaaaatcaataaaaaaaaattgaggtaGAAGACTCACATGGTCATCCCAAGCTTGGTCCTTGTTATAAACAAGGGCTGCACCAAGACTTCTAGCTGGATTGATGCCAGTTCCAGTGACAGGAATTGTAGCCAAATGCACCAAAAATACAGCAAAACCAATAGGCAATGGTGCCAAAATCTGACCAATTATTTCAAAATGCATGCAAttaatccaaaataaaataaatagaagtaatgaAACTAAGTATtctaaaagtttaagttaataaaaaaatatacataaatactTGTATATCTGTTATGTCTTTTGCGTAaaatttctttttgaatttacgtaatcttttatttttatggtaTTTTCTAATCTGTTAAATCAAtgactaatttattataaatataaatactgcTAACCAATACGTAATTATATATACAGGTGAGATTTAAATTCAAACACTCACTTAAACTATTTTTATACTGAAAAATCTTTTTTGGGTCAACGAAGATCGAAATATAGACCTGTAGGTTATCGAACCTTTAATCTcatataataaaactaaaattatttatCGTAAAAGTTTAAAATGAGAAGAGGAGGTATATAAATATCTATATATGTATTAGTATTACtaatgaatttaattataaaGAGTATATACTTACGGGAACATGGGAGTCTCTGGCATTTCTTTTGGCATCAGTGGCAGAGAAAACAGTGTAAACAAGAACAAAAGTGCCAACAATCTCAGCACCAAGGCCACCACCTTTGGAGTAGGTTCTGCTAACAGAGTTGGCAGCGCCACCAAGCCTTTCAAATTGGTGTGGCTGGAACCCCTTTACAACCAGAGCACCACAAATGGCCCCCAAACACTGAAACATTATGTAGAACACTGCTCTTGTTAGTGACAGCTTTCGCGCCAAGAACAGACCAAATGTCACTGCTGGGTTTATGTGACCCCCTGCATCACCAACCAATTATATATATACCTCATTCTTTAATAAACATTCTCATCCATTATTATGGAACTAGTTTTATGTTTTTGTGAAAAAAGTTGATTTTATATGTTTGAAATTGTTTCAACTTAATATAAATTAAGAATTTGATATACAACATATAAAGAAGATTTAAATCAGAACTTCGTATACCAAATGAAaaggtataaaataaaaatcgaaaCTTTATGCatggtcaaaatttttttattgaatgatttgacatatttttcaaattctaaaatcatataattgattaatttaattttagtactTTAATACATTACATCCAAATCAATccaatttcaaaattaatttttgatattttgtaccgtatatatataatatgttgtATATGAAATTTACACTTCTGAACTTTATTACTTTTTAAATGGTTTGAGTAGTTGTTGAAaaaacattttatatttattgaaaTAATATTGGCTTAATTCTtcataaattttgttaaaaactaagaaaaatgagtTTCATTACTCATCATAAGGCTTTTTATACCATGACATATAGTTTCACCTACAGTAATATAATATAATGTTATGTGAACATTAAGAATTATTGTTTACGGATACTCAACAAGGTCTAATTAACAATATAAGAACTAAGATTTGAAATGTTTTAGAGTGAAAAAGCAAATCAGACTCTAAAAACATAATAGCAAGAATGGTGATTTAAATGTTTGAAAAATGTCCAAAACACATTTTCCTTACTTATTATCAGAAGTAACATAAAACTTGCAAAATATGAAGTAGATTTAGGCGCgcgcgcatatatatatatatatatatatatatatatatatatatatatatatatatatatatatatatatatatatatatatatatatatatatatagaacattaTTTGAGGTTTAATtagaaattatatataatataataatagtttaactattttgttggtttttatagttttatcaaatttataattaggcctctataatttttttttcaattgaatttctacactacttttaattttataattatttcttttttatgttaaaaacgttaaaattaatcgaatatttttctcaaaaaatatgCAGTCAAAGTTTtaataagatttttaattataaataccttcaatttgtaaaaaaatatttagttaattttaattttttttattaaaaaagacctaattataaaattaaaaacagtacacaactcaattaaaaaaatataaaaagctaattataaatttagtaaactATTATAagaactaatagaataattaaatctagaataatatatttatatatacctGAGATTCCAGCAGTACAATAGACAAGAGCAAAGATCATGCCACCAAAAGCCCAAGCAATCCCTTGAACACCAACAGTGTTACACTTGCTACTGGATTTAGCCACACCCATAACCGTCAACACTGTGATGTAGAGAAACAAAAACGTGGCCACAAACTCAGCTATGCATGCCCTGTAGAAGGACCAAGATGACAATTCACCAGCCTCAAACAATGGTGCTGATGGTGGTTCCTTATAGTCCTTCCCATCTTGTTCTGCTTGTGCTGCTGTTCCTATTGCTTGTCTCTCTCTATACCTATTTGCTCCAACTCTCACATCTTCATCTTTTCCCTCCattattatcaaattattttagttACTCTTAATGTGACTAGTTGGGGTGCccttaattttgttaattaaggGGTCTTGTGAAATGTGATCATGTGTTATGGGGAGTGAGGTGTGGGTATTTGTAGTGTGAGTTTGGGGACAGAGGTTGAGGACTTTGTTGGTGGAATATTTCGGTTGTGGTGGATTGTGATTTGTGAGTAGATTCAAAGATTATGACAAAGAAATTATTGTATAATTTAAAAGCAATCATGATACCCGCCCATACACTAAAAATTAGTCACTGCATATAAATAGCTTTAtgtatttgatattttaaatcatttttattattctaataattgattatttagttaaaaaaaagtgTAAATCAATATGTATAGTGTATACAAATATAtgataatttgatttatttttgtatgtaaataatatttttaatttaaaataatatatttagtgCTTGTTCTaaaaattatctattatatactataaatttttaatactttaaaattatattaaaaaataaattattatgaatAACTTAAAAATATATTCTTTTGAGCTATATAAATTTCAAACGCTCAAAGTattatagaagattagaaaaattatcaaaatagttTCGCTAAAAAAATTAACTAGGAATAAAGCTaactttagttaattagttaaaaaatagatttgttaattaaaaataattctattactctaattttttaattttaaaataaaaaataaaaaaaagttgactTACTTATATTGTAATTtgtctccaattttttttttataaaaaaataaatcatgcacaaactcaataaaataattaaatggtGAATTATCATCCACGGTATTTATACTTAAGTCATACCTATCTATTTATGCGATCATAACACCAATTATTTACCATATTAACAGATATCATAATCAACATTAAATATGTTCTTAATTTCCAATTAATACTAGAAAGAAATTATTTTTCGACACTTCACCGGCCAACCACGTTTAGGCCTTGAAAAATTCGCTTTTCTTTGCCGTCACAGTTGGAAAGTGCACTTTTCAGGCTCATCGTACTCATTCCTTTCGGAAAATTATTAGAGTGGAGTGTGCAATAATCCGAAGAAAGtagtatatttatttaattattttttgtaaggTTTTTCATAAATCTCTTACTACACATACCAAAAGTGTTAGCAAAAACATGACGGATATCAGGATTTA contains:
- the LOC112749974 gene encoding aquaporin PIP1-1, with the protein product MEGKDEDVRVGANRYRERQAIGTAAQAEQDGKDYKEPPSAPLFEAGELSSWSFYRACIAEFVATFLFLYITVLTVMGVAKSSSKCNTVGVQGIAWAFGGMIFALVYCTAGISGGHINPAVTFGLFLARKLSLTRAVFYIMFQCLGAICGALVVKGFQPHQFERLGGAANSVSRTYSKGGGLGAEIVGTFVLVYTVFSATDAKRNARDSHVPILAPLPIGFAVFLVHLATIPVTGTGINPARSLGAALVYNKDQAWDDHWIFWVGPFIGAALAALYHQIVIRAIPFKSK